Proteins encoded within one genomic window of Halodesulfurarchaeum formicicum:
- the cysK gene encoding cysteine synthase A: protein MSDSEPAARIVESSTDLVGNTPLLRLDSFAPNLLAKVESFNPLSSVKDRVAVAMLEAAEEAGELEAGTTIIEPTSGNTGIGLAYAAAAKGYDLVLTMPESMSEERRTLLRALGADLELTPADGGMTGAIDRATELAEANEPAFVPQQFENPANPGVHRETTGPEIEAATDGDADVFVAGVGTGGTVTGVAQYYKEELGREDFEVVAVEPADSAVLSGEESGSHGIQGIGAGFVPDILAVDLLDEVLTVTTEEAKATTRELSQETGLLTGISGGAALHAAIEVANRPEYADRTVVTILPDSGERYLSTDLFQ from the coding sequence ATGTCCGATTCAGAGCCCGCCGCCCGCATCGTCGAGTCCTCGACGGATCTCGTCGGAAACACGCCACTATTGCGTCTGGACTCATTTGCGCCCAATCTCCTCGCCAAGGTCGAGTCGTTTAACCCGCTCTCCTCGGTGAAGGACCGAGTCGCGGTTGCGATGCTGGAGGCCGCCGAGGAAGCGGGCGAACTCGAAGCCGGGACGACGATCATCGAACCGACTAGCGGGAACACGGGCATCGGGCTGGCCTACGCCGCCGCGGCGAAGGGGTATGACCTGGTGCTGACGATGCCCGAATCGATGAGCGAAGAGCGCCGCACGCTGCTGCGGGCCCTGGGCGCGGACCTCGAATTGACCCCCGCGGACGGGGGCATGACAGGTGCGATCGACCGGGCCACGGAACTCGCCGAAGCCAACGAGCCCGCGTTCGTCCCCCAGCAGTTCGAGAACCCGGCGAATCCGGGGGTGCACCGCGAGACGACCGGCCCGGAGATCGAGGCCGCCACCGACGGCGACGCGGACGTTTTTGTTGCGGGCGTGGGCACCGGCGGGACCGTCACCGGCGTCGCACAGTACTACAAGGAGGAGCTGGGTCGCGAGGATTTCGAGGTGGTCGCGGTCGAGCCGGCGGATTCGGCGGTGCTCTCGGGCGAGGAGTCGGGCAGCCACGGGATCCAGGGCATCGGCGCGGGATTCGTTCCGGACATCCTGGCGGTGGACCTGCTGGACGAGGTCCTCACCGTCACGACCGAGGAAGCAAAAGCCACAACCCGCGAACTGAGCCAGGAGACCGGGCTGCTGACCGGGATCTCCGGCGGTGCGGCACTCCACGCGGCGATCGAGGTTGCGAACCGTCCCGAGTACGCGGACCGGACCGTGGTGACCATCTTGCCGGACTCCGGCGAGCGGTATCTCTCGACTGACCTGTTCCAGTGA
- a CDS encoding type II toxin-antitoxin system HicB family antitoxin, with amino-acid sequence MASSSRNADSHNGEIRLWREEGWWIAKDVDTGVSTQGETREVALANLDDAVQLFEDETGHSPTETELEAMGIDPAANTTGDQEPPDILK; translated from the coding sequence ATGGCTAGTTCGAGTCGCAATGCCGACTCCCACAATGGCGAGATCCGCCTGTGGCGTGAAGAGGGGTGGTGGATTGCGAAAGATGTCGATACTGGAGTCTCTACTCAGGGAGAAACCCGGGAAGTAGCCCTCGCGAATCTCGATGATGCCGTGCAACTTTTCGAAGACGAAACTGGACATTCTCCAACAGAAACCGAATTGGAAGCGATGGGGATCGATCCAGCGGCGAACACGACCGGGGACCAGGAACCGCCGGACATCTTGAAGTAG
- a CDS encoding type II toxin-antitoxin system HicA family toxin has translation MSRRTFSGQAVVKVLVNVGDFEWRRTTGDHAQLYYEHPTNENDRRHVTVPLHDELRVGTLREIADQAGANDFDTFCEWIDENR, from the coding sequence ATGAGTCGACGGACGTTCTCGGGGCAAGCGGTCGTGAAGGTGTTAGTGAATGTTGGCGATTTCGAATGGCGTCGAACGACAGGAGACCACGCCCAACTCTACTATGAGCATCCCACGAACGAGAACGATCGGAGGCACGTCACTGTCCCTCTTCACGACGAATTACGGGTCGGAACTCTCCGCGAGATAGCGGATCAGGCGGGTGCCAATGATTTCGATACCTTTTGTGAATGGATCGATGAGAATCGGTAA